The DNA region AGCCTGGAGCAGGGGCTGACCATCATCGCCCGGGCCAAGGACCGCAACAACCTGTCCCTGTCGCTTTTTTGCACCAAGGGCCCAGGCGCCCAGGCGCGCTTCGACGTGGTGCTCACGGCCCTGTTCCCGGACCAGGCCCAAGCCCAGACCGCCCTGGCCGCCCTGCCGCCCGATCTGGCCGCCAGGGCCACGCTGTTGACCGGCTTTCCGGAGGGCACGACCTATTACACCGACCTTGGCGAATCGCGGGGCGACATCCCGGTCCGGCCCCGTTCCGTGGTCGGGCGGCAGGTGGCCGAAAGCCGGCCGGTGGCGGGCGTGGTGCGCCCCCTGGCCAGCCCGGCGGAAGCGACGCAAGAATAAGGCCGGACCCGCAACCGTCGAAGGATGCCCATGGAGCCCAGAAAACGCCTGCGCCTCGGCGAGATGCTCGTCGCGGCCGGACTGCTGACCGAAGACAAGCTGCGCCAGGCCCTGGCCGCGGGCAAGCGGGCCGGGCTCAAGCTCGGCCAGCAGCTGGTGCGCGACGGCACGGTCAAGGAAACCGACATCGTCGACCTCATCAGCCGCCAGATGGGGCTGGCCAAGTACACCCCGGAACGCTTCCCCGTGGACGGCCACCTGGCTTCCATCATCCCGGCGGAAATGGCCCTGCGCTCCAAGCTCGTGCCCCTGTCCAAAAGCGGCAACCTCATCCGCGTGGCCATGCCCGACCCGCTGGACATCAGCGCCATCGAGGATATCGAGATCTACAAGAACTGCGAGGTGGAGCCGATCATCTGCACCGAGCGGGAACTGGGCTACCTCACCAGCGCCATCTACGGCATGGGCCTGGGCCTCGAAGGCGTGCTCGACAGCATCGAGAGCATGCGCGACGACGAGGTGAAAACCGAGGACCGTTCCGGCGACGTCCAGGTCAGCTCCCTGGAGGACATGGCCGGCGAGGCCCCGGTGGTGCGTTTCGTCAACTCCCTGCTCTCCCAGGCCGTGCGCGAAGGGGCCAGCGACGTGCACATCAGCCCCGAACGCGACCAGGTGCAGATCCGCATGCGCATCGACGGCAAGCTCAAGGCCGTGCCCTCGCCGCCCAAGCCCATGATCCTGCCCATCGTCTCGCGCATCAAGATCCTCGGCAACCTCGACATCGCCGTCAGCCGCGTGCCCCAGGACGGCCGGTTTACCGTGGCCATCGACAAGCGCGAGATCAACATCCGCGTTTCCACCCTGCCGACCATCCACGGCGAGAACCTGGTCCTGCGCCTGCTCGACATGAGCGCCGGCGGGTTGATGCTCACCGACCTCGGCCTGTGCGCCGAGGACCTGGCCAAGATCCGCCTGGTGGTGGACAAACCCTACGGCATGTTCCTGGCCACCGGCCCCACGGGCTCGGGCAAGTCGACCACGCTGTTCGCCCTGCTGCGGGAAATCAACCGCCCCGACATCAACATCATCACCCTGGAGGACCCGGTCGAATACCGGATGGAGGGCGTGCGCCAGGTGCAGCTCAACCGGCGCGCCGGCATGACCTTCGCCAGCGCCCTGCGCTCCACCCTGCGCCAGGACCCGGACGTGGTGCTCGTGGGCGAGATCCGCGACGCCGAAACCGCCGCCATCGCCACCCAGGCGGCGCTCACCGGCCACAAGGTGCTCTCCACCGTGCACACCAACGACGCCGCCGGCGCGGTCATGCGCCTCATGGACATGGGCATCGAGCCCTTCCTCGTCTCCTCGGTGCTCATGGTCTCCATCGCCCAGCGCCTGGTGCGCCGCATCTGCCCCAATTGCGCCGAACCCTACGCGCCCAAGCCCGAGGTGCTGCGCTTCTGGAACCTGGAAGGGACCGAGGGCGCCACCTT from Solidesulfovibrio sp. includes:
- a CDS encoding ATPase, T2SS/T4P/T4SS family, whose protein sequence is MEPRKRLRLGEMLVAAGLLTEDKLRQALAAGKRAGLKLGQQLVRDGTVKETDIVDLISRQMGLAKYTPERFPVDGHLASIIPAEMALRSKLVPLSKSGNLIRVAMPDPLDISAIEDIEIYKNCEVEPIICTERELGYLTSAIYGMGLGLEGVLDSIESMRDDEVKTEDRSGDVQVSSLEDMAGEAPVVRFVNSLLSQAVREGASDVHISPERDQVQIRMRIDGKLKAVPSPPKPMILPIVSRIKILGNLDIAVSRVPQDGRFTVAIDKREINIRVSTLPTIHGENLVLRLLDMSAGGLMLTDLGLCAEDLAKIRLVVDKPYGMFLATGPTGSGKSTTLFALLREINRPDINIITLEDPVEYRMEGVRQVQLNRRAGMTFASALRSTLRQDPDVVLVGEIRDAETAAIATQAALTGHKVLSTVHTNDAAGAVMRLMDMGIEPFLVSSVLMVSIAQRLVRRICPNCAEPYAPKPEVLRFWNLEGTEGATFMRGRGCYLCGDSGFKGRVGLYEILVIDEDIQEMINKRATSREISRFAADTGRLKLLEDDARLKILEGKTTFEEASSAIML